A genome region from Marinobacter panjinensis includes the following:
- the fliF gene encoding flagellar basal-body MS-ring/collar protein FliF — MASLPAETSSSNMPAARGDDTGESRSDLIFGFNRLNLLRQVGLMVGLAASVALGVAVVLWAQEPNYQPVVGDMSGYNPQDVTTILDANGIEYRMEPRTGALLVPSDEVYNARLKLAAEGVTDEQTMGYELLDQDRGLGTSQFMETISFRRGLEGELARTIGSMRTVRAARVHLAIPERSVFVRDARTPTASVFLEVVAGRRLEHEQIASIVNLVAGSIPEMSKDNVTVVDQSGNLLTGRDDGGDSRQMEDQYDYTARVEDRLTRRVASLVRPVVGDGRFRAEVTADLDFSSVEQAEELFNPEQQAVRSERQMSERRAAGGTGGIPGALSNQPPAQATVPEQANDSDEGGAQAPPVNVREESTRNYEMDRTVSYVRQELGRVKRLSVALAVDDMKVVDPQTGEVSYEPWPEQELQRLTMLVRDAVGYSAARGDSVTVMNTAFAAQEQMEFEAPGFWEQPWFWDLMKQVLAGLVILVLVLGLLRPTLKSLSGGGRNERRGDSGEDGYEGLDGIEGGDALREAMHSQDDLLLPGATDSYDRQLNALKGLIAEDPARVSQVMRQWVNVDD, encoded by the coding sequence ATGGCCAGTTTACCTGCCGAAACCTCATCCTCGAATATGCCCGCGGCGCGTGGTGACGACACCGGCGAAAGCCGTAGTGATCTGATATTCGGGTTCAACAGGCTCAACCTGCTGCGGCAGGTGGGACTGATGGTGGGGCTTGCCGCCAGTGTTGCACTCGGTGTTGCCGTGGTTCTCTGGGCGCAGGAACCCAACTACCAGCCGGTGGTGGGGGATATGTCCGGGTACAACCCTCAGGACGTCACCACCATTCTTGACGCCAACGGTATTGAATACCGCATGGAGCCGCGCACCGGCGCTTTGCTGGTGCCTTCGGATGAGGTTTATAACGCCCGTCTGAAGCTGGCGGCCGAGGGTGTGACAGACGAGCAGACGATGGGTTACGAGCTGCTGGACCAGGATCGCGGTCTGGGCACCTCCCAGTTCATGGAAACCATCAGCTTCCGCCGGGGCCTGGAAGGGGAACTGGCGCGAACCATTGGCAGCATGCGCACGGTTCGTGCGGCACGGGTTCACCTTGCAATCCCCGAGCGCTCCGTGTTTGTCCGTGACGCCCGCACACCGACTGCCTCTGTTTTTCTGGAAGTGGTAGCAGGCCGCCGTCTGGAGCACGAACAGATTGCCTCGATTGTGAACCTGGTCGCCGGCAGCATTCCGGAAATGTCCAAGGACAATGTCACCGTGGTTGACCAGAGTGGAAACCTGCTCACCGGTCGCGATGACGGCGGTGACAGTCGACAGATGGAAGACCAGTACGATTACACTGCACGCGTTGAGGACCGCCTGACCCGTCGGGTTGCCTCTCTGGTACGCCCCGTGGTCGGAGACGGGCGGTTCCGCGCCGAAGTGACGGCAGACCTTGATTTTTCTTCGGTGGAACAGGCCGAGGAGCTTTTCAATCCTGAACAACAGGCAGTGCGAAGTGAACGCCAGATGTCCGAGCGTCGTGCTGCTGGTGGTACCGGTGGCATTCCCGGTGCTCTGTCCAACCAGCCGCCGGCCCAGGCAACCGTGCCGGAGCAGGCCAATGATAGCGACGAGGGCGGGGCACAGGCGCCGCCGGTGAATGTACGTGAGGAGTCCACCCGTAACTACGAGATGGACCGCACGGTCAGCTACGTGCGCCAGGAACTGGGCCGGGTAAAACGGTTGTCTGTAGCCCTCGCAGTTGATGACATGAAAGTAGTGGATCCCCAGACCGGAGAGGTCAGCTACGAACCCTGGCCTGAGCAGGAGCTGCAGCGCCTGACCATGCTGGTGCGTGACGCTGTTGGTTATTCTGCGGCCCGGGGAGACAGTGTTACGGTCATGAATACAGCCTTCGCAGCCCAGGAGCAGATGGAATTCGAAGCGCCGGGATTCTGGGAGCAGCCCTGGTTCTGGGACCTGATGAAGCAGGTACTGGCGGGACTCGTGATCCTGGTGCTGGTACTGGGATTGTTGCGCCCGACCCTGAAGAGTCTCTCTGGTGGCGGTCGCAACGAACGTCGGGGCGATTCTGGTGAGGACGGTTACGAAGGCCTGGATGGCATTGAGGGTGGCGACGCCCTGCGTGAGGCCATGCACTCGCAGGACGATCTGCTTTTGCCCGGGGCAACAGACAGCTATGATAGGCAGCTAAATGCACTGAAAGGCCTGATTGCGGAAGACCCCGCCCGGGTCTCCCAGGTGATGCGCCAGTGGGTGAATGTCGATGACTGA
- the fliE gene encoding flagellar hook-basal body complex protein FliE — translation MVQRADINSVLSEIRNMRSQMMENQRVEQDNNIRGRIDGPSRLQETPETPKFSDMLSQAVGSVNELQQSSNDLKTAYDMGDPNVDITRVMIASEKASISFEALTQVRNRVVKAYEDIMNMPV, via the coding sequence ATGGTTCAACGTGCTGACATCAACAGTGTTCTGTCCGAAATCCGCAATATGCGCTCGCAGATGATGGAGAATCAGCGGGTTGAGCAGGATAACAATATCCGCGGTCGGATAGATGGGCCCTCCCGGTTGCAGGAAACCCCTGAAACCCCGAAATTCAGTGACATGCTCAGCCAGGCCGTAGGGTCAGTGAACGAGTTGCAGCAGTCGTCCAATGATCTCAAGACCGCTTACGATATGGGCGATCCGAATGTGGATATTACCCGTGTCATGATTGCGTCCGAAAAGGCGTCCATTTCCTTCGAGGCACTCACCCAGGTACGAAACCGGGTGGTCAAGGCCTACGAAGACATCATGAATATGCCGGTTTGA
- a CDS encoding sigma-54-dependent transcriptional regulator, translated as MAKAQILIVEDDHDLREALVTTLELAKFRVREAADARQALAQLAESPVDMVVSDVNMPGMSGHDLLHEIQRLYPGLPTMLITAYGQISHAVSAMQAGAIDYLVKPFEPAVLVDAVSKVVGGGRQKGGDQPVAEDPISKRMFQLATKVAGSDSTVMISGESGTGKEVLARYIHQQSPRSEQPFVAINCAAIPENMLEAILFGHEKGAFTGAVASSPGKFEQANGGTILLDEISEMDLSLQSKLLRVLQEREVERVGGRKTIVLDVRVIATTNRDLSDHVREGKFREDLYYRLTVFPMHWQPLRERALDIMPLATALLKAHCRKMKLTGVTFAPDARNALMTHRWPGNVRELDNAIQRALVLHQGNVIHAGDLCLELGITGRMDSGSASVTPGQVAPEPPSVAVAQTGEKTTDQSTGKGFEDLASTSLGDEVRQREFRIIIQALKKERGRRNRAAEQLGISPRTLRYKLAQMRDAGIDLDAELAAA; from the coding sequence ATGGCCAAAGCCCAAATTCTGATCGTTGAGGATGACCACGATCTGCGTGAAGCGCTGGTGACCACACTGGAGCTGGCGAAGTTCCGGGTGCGGGAAGCTGCCGATGCCAGGCAGGCACTGGCACAACTGGCCGAGTCACCGGTGGACATGGTCGTGAGTGACGTGAATATGCCCGGTATGTCCGGCCATGACCTGCTGCATGAGATACAGAGGTTGTACCCCGGGTTGCCGACCATGCTGATTACCGCGTACGGCCAGATCAGCCACGCGGTTTCCGCCATGCAGGCGGGCGCCATTGACTACCTGGTGAAGCCGTTCGAGCCGGCCGTGCTGGTGGACGCCGTCAGCAAGGTCGTGGGTGGCGGCCGTCAGAAAGGTGGCGATCAGCCGGTAGCGGAAGACCCCATCAGCAAACGCATGTTCCAGTTGGCAACAAAGGTGGCGGGCAGCGACTCAACGGTGATGATTTCCGGCGAGAGTGGTACCGGTAAAGAAGTGCTGGCGCGCTATATTCACCAGCAATCGCCCCGGTCCGAACAGCCTTTCGTTGCCATTAACTGCGCGGCGATTCCCGAGAACATGCTGGAAGCCATCCTGTTCGGCCATGAGAAGGGCGCCTTCACCGGTGCAGTTGCATCCTCTCCCGGCAAGTTTGAGCAGGCCAACGGCGGTACCATTCTGCTGGACGAAATCTCGGAAATGGATCTGAGCCTGCAGTCCAAATTACTGCGAGTGTTGCAGGAGCGTGAAGTTGAGCGGGTGGGCGGACGCAAGACCATTGTGCTGGACGTGAGGGTGATCGCCACTACCAACCGGGACCTGTCCGACCATGTCCGGGAAGGCAAGTTCCGCGAAGACCTTTATTATCGGTTGACGGTATTTCCCATGCACTGGCAGCCACTGCGCGAGCGCGCACTGGACATCATGCCCCTGGCCACTGCCTTGCTCAAGGCTCATTGTCGCAAGATGAAGCTTACAGGCGTGACCTTTGCGCCTGACGCCAGGAACGCGCTGATGACACACCGGTGGCCCGGCAATGTTCGCGAACTGGATAACGCCATCCAGCGCGCACTGGTGCTGCACCAGGGTAACGTGATTCATGCCGGCGACCTGTGTCTGGAACTGGGTATTACCGGACGGATGGACAGCGGTTCAGCTTCCGTGACGCCCGGGCAGGTTGCGCCCGAACCGCCTTCCGTAGCAGTCGCTCAGACAGGCGAGAAGACGACTGATCAATCCACCGGGAAGGGCTTTGAGGATCTGGCCTCAACGTCTCTTGGGGACGAGGTTCGCCAGCGTGAATTCCGGATCATAATCCAGGCCCTGAAAAAGGAACGTGGCCGTCGTAACCGGGCTGCGGAACAGCTGGGCATAAGCCCCCGCACGCTCAGATACAAGCTGGCCCAGATGCGCGATGCGGGCATTGATCTGGATGCCGAGCTGGCCGCCGCCTGA